From the Juglans microcarpa x Juglans regia isolate MS1-56 chromosome 7D, Jm3101_v1.0, whole genome shotgun sequence genome, the window ACGATAAAGATTTGGTCACAAAGTGATTACGTTAAAAGAAAACACTTTATAGGCAAATACTTCGGGGCTGCCTATCCAGAAAAAAACAATTCATCATTGAATATCAATTACAAGCAAGTTTTCATTACAAAACATCTGTAAATCAAAAACCTCTTCTTGTACCAACAAACTTCTTGTTTGTCCTTACCCCAATAGCAATAAGAACTCTGgaattttcaaactttattttttttatgactacaAAAGTTGAAAACTCTTCCAGATCAAACGAATCTACATTGTTATCTTTTATCAGTTGAGGTCGGTTTGGCTTAGGTCGTCATGCCCAAAACTTTGTAGGCTCTTGGAGAGGATTAGGAGCCTACAAATTCCAGCAATGTGGAAAATGGTTCCTGCTCACCTTATATGATGTATTTGAAGGGAAATGAATGATAGAAGTTTGAGGACCATGAACAGATGATGAAGCCCAAGACTTTTTTTAACACCTTCCTTTGGGCAGCttctatagactttaatgggGTTAATTTGCgtgatttttcttgtatctttttatTCATTCAGGATATGTCCTCTTATATGCTTTTTGTGTACTTGGATAAtttgttttacttatcaaaataatattattataaaccAAGAGAGAGAAACACAAATATAAGATGGTCTCATATTCTTATATAGATTCAATCTTTGGAGTTCTTGGAAACTACTCAAAAAACAACAATGAAAATCTGGAAGATCTGAAGAGTTTTTAGCCACTAGAGTTCCAGAAGGAACAAgtttaaaagatttttgaagTTCTAACAACAATTGCCGTAGGTACAAATATGATGTTTGTTGGTACAAGTGTTTCGATTACATATGCTTTATGATGAAAGTAGCTTTTAATTAGTCTTCAAATAGGAGATTGATTTTTCTAGGTAGACTGCTCGAGTGTTTTACATTTAAAGAGTGATTAATGGGATTCACTACTTCGTGACCAAATAAAAACTTTCTTTTCCAACACCCTCTTCCTCCACAATGCTATCTGTATTCCTTGTCTCGTTGCATGCATTATTCAGTTGCTGAATGCTGACAGTTATTTTTTTCAGGGCAAAGTATGAAATAAGTATAAACACATACCTCTTCTTCAAGTTTAGCATGGCGAGCTCTACCTATTTTCATAGCTTCAGTAATCTTTCGACTGCCAAAGAGAAGAATAAACTCCATTTGTTTTTCGCACCATTCCTTTTgcatgcatgaaatgaaaattgaatgtGAGACGGATATGCTTCAAatcacaacattttataaaacaaaacacaacagAAGAAGTTCAACTTTACAAtacacatcacatcacatcttAAAAGGGCCCGAAAAATGTGAAGCAAGACCACACATTTAAGCGCAcaagagagagaataaattcCGGGAAGTTTCTAATTGCAAACACAGCCAGTTTCTATCTACATAATAGTCCTCCAAAATGCAACAGCAAAACTGTTAATGGATGGCTTCCCGAGACTAGCGGATGATTACTTGGGTAGTGAGAaggaatttaaaattaaaaattgagtgAATGGACGTCTCCTCAACAAGAATATCTGTTCGCACCTAAAAGCATGAAGGGCATAGGTGCATCCTCATCCATCTTTTATCCCAGTTTACTCTTCTCACATTTGTGCCACATACGCATGCGTTCCTCTTCTTACGAACTCAGCTAGAGTTGCAAGTACTGGCAGGGCAAGCTCAAGCTCAATTGATTTTGAAGCCTATAACGGGACGAGACCTATATTTTAGGTctcaatattgattttgaagcCTCCACAACCTCATGTTGTATGATTTCAATTTCTTGTTTCAGTTTATTAAGGCTCGCTGTTGTGGACGTTGCGAGGACAAAGAAGAAACAGACTTAACAAAGAAAAAGTTCATTGTTTCATAACTTTCATCAATGTAGATCAGAtggaaaaatacacaaaatctctcagactctcactctctcgatatgaataaaaataaacaaggtatTTCATCCTTATCTCCATAGTCATCACGCTCTTCAGTTTTTCATTAGTGATAATGTGTTGTCTTTACCTTGAATCAATAGTTAATGGGTGCGAAAGGATGTCGAAAGGGGAGGCGGAATGGAGATGCAGGAGGAGAGAACGATGATATTTCTGATCATTTCAAGTGTTAGGcctagtttggttacacaaatcatttcatctcatctcatcttatccgtgtaaaacttttttttttttttttaatctcgtTGGTATGTATGAAATGCTCAACTTCTCCAGTAAGAAACCAAAGAACACggtacaagaaagaaaaaaacaaccaCTTCCTTTGAAAGCAAGTGATTAAGATGTACCAGGGGCCTTCTCTAAGAGTTATTATTACATGCTAACATTTTACGAACTGCAGTCACAGAGTTGAGATTGCCGTGGTTGTTAATGGAGGTTGCAAAAAAAGtcctatatttatttcatataagcTATCTACGAATAGCATTAATCACCGCTTAAACTTAAAGTAGACCTATTTCTCAGAGCCTAATACGAAAGCAAACAAGAAAACAGAATAAACATGTTACCGTTGCAGTAATGTCGCTGACAAACAACCCGGTTTTGCTCCTAAATCGACGCAAAAAAGACTCGGCCTCTCTGCTTTTCTTCTGGTTTCTCCCAAGACTGCATGAATCCTCAATATCGGATTCCGCACCAAATGACAATCTCCTCTTGGATAGAGAAGTGATTGATTGAATGGACTTCGCCTTTCTCTGGAACAGAGAGGGCGAACTAGCTGCTGGGGCTACAGACGAAGTGAGAGAGTGGGGAGTGGCTGCTATGGCAGCATCGATGAGatccctttcttcttctctcacgAGCTCCATTTCGGATAGCGAAGTGATTGATCGAGAAGACTTCAAGTTTCTCCGAAACTGACGTGAGGAACTAGTTTCAGGGGTTGCAGGGGCCGGCGAGTAAGTGAGAGATGAGCGAGTGGCGGCTAAGGAAGCTTCAATGAGACACATTTCTTCTTCACTCACGAGCTCCATTTCGGGTAGCGAAGTGATTGATTGAGAAGGCTTAGAGTTTCTCCGAAACTGACGTGAGGAACTAGTTTCAGGGGTTGCAGGGGCCGGCGAGGAAGTGAGAGAGGAGCGAGTGGCAGTTAAGGAAGCTTCGATGAGCTCCATTTCGGATAGCAAAGTGATTGTTTGAGAAGACTTCGCGTCTCTCCGAAACTGAGGCAGTGACCTAGTTTCGGGGGCTGCAGGGGCCGGAGAGGAAGTGAGAGAGGGGTGAGCAGCCGCTAAGGCAGCATCGATGAGATCCATTTCTTCCTGGCTCACGAGCTCGAGTGGAATGTCGAGACAACTGTTGTTGTTGCCGCAAAAAGTGTCACCGGATAACTCGAGGAACGACTCGGAGGGGCGTGAATGGTTCTTCATTCTGGGACATACGAGGAGCTCGGTAGAGACAAATGACCGTTGCAGTCTCCAAGCTCAGGGAAGAGTCGCTGGTGAACCTTCCGCAGCTTTGTCGTAAGCTCAGAATCTTTTTAACATGAGCAATGCATTTTGAGCCGATGAAGTACGATGACTTTGATagttgattgttttttttttttttttaatcttagtgataatattattgaattaatgtatttttgtaaaaaaaatatatttaaagatattaaaacaatatttcaaaaaaaaaaaaaaaaagcaaaaaaaccTGAAATTGCACTTAACGGTCAGATTATCGGTTGGGACATGGTCGAGTAGCATCCTTTAACATTTAACTTTGGTTTGAAGTAGAAGGAAAATGCTATGGTCCCGAAAATGtgtcctaaatttttttttgcttaataattaagaaattgttttttaataatattataattttttttaaaaaaaatatttaaaataaaatacacttatATGAAAATGTATTCAATAGCCATATCATGATCCTTTGCttaatttagatattgagaataactcactattatttattattttattagtattatttaatattttataattacttttttattattttattattattattcataaaatacttaaaaaatattttactactaaAACGTAAGTTGTAacctcaatttaaaaaattaggaGAGCTTCATCGGACAAATAGCCGGAGCTGATCGCACGTACAACAAATGTACGGAAACAGAATCCACAGTGTGAGTGCAACGGCTCTTTTCGACTTGGAGAAACATTATTCTCACCAATTTGTCAATAATTTTTCTAccgaattttattatttattatttatttattttacttaatcgttaagaaaaagaaagtgtttttaaataagtttgtaaattttattttttaaaaaaatgtttaaaatgatttaaaaaaatatttgaaaaaaaaagaaaaaaaaaattgcactctTCTATACCGTATccattttttaatgagttttgctatatacaagTAATTTTACGTATCAATTtacgtattaatattgttgcttttatattttaaattcaaattaatactgttttcaataaaatctactttttgactaatcatattgaatgagtgtgCGTATTAGTGCATAAAATtacttacaattagatttttttttaatagcaccactctattttttttttaactactttttgaacaaattaatgcaGAAAAGGCATTTATGAGagattaatgattaaaaaactGAGTTATCAGATTCATCAAAGTGAGATTGGTgtacttttttacttttttctaaaGAGTAGTAAATGGTTTCTTGATAAAAAAGAGAAGTGGTTCCTTATTCCTTACCGGGTAAGCAAAGTTGGAGCAGATAAAGGCTGCTGGCatgttctttttctctctttgtttcGTTATTCCTTCAAGCAAACATGTCACACTCTCCACAAAACAGGAAAACCATAGTGCCCATTGGCTCTATCCAGTTTGCTTTGCCTTCTCATTCGTTCACACCTCTCATTCAACACCACGAGGTGTGAATGATCTCGAAAaggcttaaaaaaataaaagaaaatgctatGGTCCCGACATATTTTTCcgacttttttttaatttaatgattaagaaatatttttttaatgatattgtaaattttttttaaaaatattaaaaaatagatataaaaaggttaaaaaaattaaatgcactTATCAGCACACATTCGATAGGCCCAGCATGATCCAAAAATAACCGCTAGTCAGCGACAGAGTAGTACTGTTCATTTATACTGCtagtcacttttttttttcttttttttcatatttttttaatatatttaaatatttttttaaaaaaaatcaatatccttaattattaactaaaaaaaaaaaaaaaatctcagcaGTACACCATAGCGGTCAACTATGGGCGGCATAGAAGCTTTTCTCAAATAAAACAGAGAGGCTATAGGATCCATATACCATCCAtacacgtaaaaaaaaaaaagcaagtacACTCACGTTTTAAAAGCAATTACACTcattttttactctttcttaAATAAAGACCTTAGCTCTCCCACAGGAGATTGATGtgacataatttcataaaataaattcaaactctagactataatattctttttttcttaagcaGGTTATAGTTTTATTTGTCTGATAATAATGTTTGGGAAGATGTGAGCaatgaaacaaagaaaatggtGAGAAGCAGATCACGCTAAGCTGAAGTACACATGGATTTTTCTGGGGTTTGGAAGTTTTGTGGTAaagaataaaaagggaaaatattattatgaaaaaatattgtgctATTCAGATTccttttaaataagaataaatattatCGGAATTGACATTTCTAATCGAGAGAACTGACCGACAAGTgcaaattcacttttttattttttttatttttatttcaactattttttatatattttaaaaattttaaaaaaataaaaaaaatatcaattcactaataatcacttccttaaccattaagttaaaaaaataaaaataacaatcgGTCAATTTTATTAGTCTAAgtagcattttcttttaaataattgcAAAATAAAGATACTCATTTTAAGTCCCTTTTTCCCTATCAAACATCCGAACAAATAATAAAGGGAGGAAGTTGATCGTCTTTTCTATTCGTtgtaattttgattttcatTACTTCAATAGTATACCTTTATgaccattatatataaattatatatatatatatatatatgtttgcatATAAAGtgctgggtttttttttttttttttttggatagattTCATTATTAAAGGCAGAGTGACGAGGATAGCATAAGATTTGACTGTTGTTCTAGTTGATTAGATAAATATAAGGCTTAGCTCTTggggaaccaaaaaaaaaaagttactaaATTGCAAATAATACTGTATAAGACATGCATCCTCTCCCAGAGAAGCCGCACCGCCTATGAGAGGGGATGcatgattaaaaaatacttacttaatcattaagtaaaataaaaaaatgtaatagagTCGTAGCTTTTTCCTATGGGAAATAGAGAGACCCTTTAGGTCTTAAAATGTGTGGCTTTGTTAAAGATGAAAAGTGGAAATAGGACAGAGACAGGAAAAGAGCATAGGAAAGAGGGAATAGTATGGAGCATGACTGTAACTTTAATCCAAACAGAAAACAAACACTGCCGGCCAGAACTAACCTTGCAGTTTATAACATCTACTATTATTAAATAATCTTAAGATCAATGATAAATGGTAAATTCATTCTTTTGTGGACTGTCCCAGTTCTTGACAAGCATCAACAATTTGTAACACAAATGCATACCCCATTCAGATACATTTGGAGAAGGGGGCAGGGTTTTTAATAACTTTATACATATAGTTTGAAAGAATGAATTACCGTTTTACAACAATTCTACATTACAACATCCAATCATCATTGCATACAACAGATGCATTTTGTTATTTCGTGTGTTGATAATGCATAATCTCTGTGAATCCCAGAGGACAAACAAATCCAGTGTATGCCTCAGGTAATAAATACACCACAAAGAAGCCTCGGTAAAAACTTTAATGCTCTTTGCAGGAGGGTCGCATGTTTTGCTTACTGAGTGTGAGACGTT encodes:
- the LOC121238265 gene encoding exonuclease V, chloroplastic-like translates to MKNHSRPSESFLELSGDTFCGNNNSCLDIPLELVSQEEMDLIDAALAAAHPSLTSSPAPAAPETRSLPQFRRDAKSSQTITLLSEMELIEASLTATRSSLTSSPAPATPETSSSRQFRRNSKPSQSITSLPEMELVSEEEMCLIEASLAATRSSLTYSPAPATPETSSSRQFRRNLKSSRSITSLSEMELVREEERDLIDAAIAATPHSLTSSVAPAASSPSLFQRKAKSIQSITSLSKRRLSFGAESDIEDSCSLGRNQKKSREAESFLRRFRSKTGLFVSDITATEWCEKQMEFILLFGSRKITEAMKIGRARHAKLEEEVVKKVEVQVNSAEDEWAVRLTKFIIGANQLLTEGLTRELPLIGLVEGVWMVGVIDEVRMPVTESDRNPIFVDTKTRVKNALPFEPQKRKGRLQLMCYKYLWDNLVTDEFPSNRFFNFFSLNPYSILSEEIRENTAKSGFPAKILDDMVTYYRHKCSMLSPAHDQLLVRYELQKDNKLIGEDLFAYDSDWLKSQIHCCLEFWRGEREANCTPPEERWKCRFCQFDIVCPTITNPDSASSPTKANLNSSLS